The genomic segment AGCCGGCCGGTCCGGCTGACGGGACCGGCCGGCGAGGATCGGTTGATGGCGGTGGTCCGGTCGGTCGGCCGGCACCGGCCGGATGCCCGCGATCTTGACCGGTCGGCGGGCAACTGGGGCACCCTGCTCGCGCGTCTCATCCGTCGTGGGCACGTACCTGCGACTGACGATCACCGACACGCCGAGCAACGCTCCGGTCGGACCGCTCGCCATGATCCCGACCTCCCGGGCGACCCGGACCGTCTGGTGCCATCTGCCGGCGGACTGGGTGACCGACGGGGCGCTGCGACCGGGCCGGCGGGAGATCCTGCTGGCCCAGCTCGCCGCGCCGCGCTGGGTCGTACTCGAGGTGGAGGAGCGACTGCTCTCGGAGCGCGAGGCGCGGGAGCGGCCGTGGCTCGACGACCTCGCGGCCTTCTGCCGCTACGGCGCGGACGGCGCCGCGCGCCCGGTGACCGCCCGCGAACTGTAGGCGCCGCGCGGCGGTGGTGCATCCCGTCGGGCCGGGCCGCGGTCGGCCCGTCAGGCCAGGCTGAGGCCGACCCGTTCGGTGGTGATCCGGTCGGCCAGCCGGGTCCGGTCGAGGCGGGCGCAGAGCACCACGCTGGCGCCGGCGGTCAGCGGGGCGAGCAGCCAGTCGACCGGGTCGGGGTGCCGGTCGGCGTCGATCAGCACCCGCGCGCCCGGCCCGATCCCCAGCTCCGTGGCGCGCCGGGCCGCGCGGGCGACCAGCTCCGTGTCCCCCGGCCCTTCCGGGGGGTACGGGGTGAAATGGTCGCCGTGTCCGCGGACCTCGACCACGTAGTCGGCCCAGCCGGCCGGCACCTGGCGCAGCGGGGCGGCCAGCGGGGCGAGCGCCAGGGCGTACCGGTCGCCGGCCGGCCAGGCGGACGCCGCGTCGATCCGGTCGGCGGCGGCGAAGAGCACGTCCACCGGTGCCGGCCCGGTCGGCTGCACGGAGAGCCGGGCCGACCAGCAGCCGAGCAGCACGGCGGCGGTCTGCCAGTGCGGCGGCAGCAGCACCCCGGCCCGGTCCCCGGGGGCCAGGCCGACCCCGTCGACGAGCAGATTCGCGGTCTTGGCCACCCAGTTGGCCAAGGTCGTCCCGGACAGCTCGGTGCGGTCCCCGACGGCGTCGTCGTACCAGGTCAGCAGCGGTCGGGTCGGGTCGGTGGCGAGGGCATCGGCGAACACCCGGGCAAGGTCGTCGGTCATCGCCGCCGACGATACCGAGCGGGTCGCTGTGGACGGCTTGTCCGCCGCGCGGCGTACGCTTGGGGTCAGTGTTGTTCACCACAGCCGTGGTGTCCGGGTTCCACCCGGTTGATGTCCGCGAGTTCCACCAGCTGAGGAGTTGCCCCGTGACCCCCGGTCGCCCGCCCCGCGTGCTCATCGACGCTACGAGCGTTCCCGCTGACCGGGGCGGAGTCGGCAGATACGTCGATGGACTGCTCGGTGCGCTGGGCAAGGTCGCCGGCACCGGCGTCGATCTCGTGGTGGTCAGCCTGCGCACCGACGCCGAGCGGTACGGGCGGATGCTGCCGGCCGCCGAGGTGCTTCCGGCGCCGGCCGCGGTGGCGCACCGGCCGGCCCGGTTGGCCTGGGAACAGACCGGGTTGCCGCTGCTCGCCCAGCAGGTCGGCGCGGAGGTGCTGCACTCGCCCTTCTACACCTGCCCGCTGCGGGCGGGCTGCCCGGTGACGGTGACGGTGCACGACGCGACCTTCTTCACCGAGCCGGAGCACTACGACAAGTCCCGGCGGACCTTCTTCCGCAGCGCGATCAAGACATCGCTGCGTCGGGCGGACCGGGTGATCGTGCCGAGCAAGGCCACCCGGGACGAGCTGATCCGGTTGCTGGACGCCGACCCGACCCGGATCGACGTCGCCTACCACGGGGTCGACCAGGGGGCGTTCCACGCGCCGACCGAGGAGGAGAAGGCCCGGGTGCGGGCCCGGCTCGGGCTGGGCGACGGCAGTTACGTCGCCTTTCTGGGCGCCAAGGAGCCGCGCAAGAACGTGCCGAACCTGATCCGGGGCTGGGTGTTGGCGGTCAAGGACCGGGCCAATCCGCCGGCGCTGGTGGTGGCGGGCGGGCAGGGGCACGACGACGACATCGACGGGGCGGTGGCCGACGTCCCCGGTCATCTGCGGCTGCTGCGCCCCGGCTATCTGCGCTACGCGGACCTGCCGGGCTTCCTGGGTGGGGCGCTGGTGGCCGCGTACCCGTCCTATGGCGAGGGTTTCGGGCTGCCGATCCTGGAGGCGATGGCGTGCGCCGCCCCGGTGCTCACCACTCCCCGGCTGTCGCTGCCGGAGGTGGGTGGCGACGCGGTGGCCTACACCAGCGAGGACCCCGAGCAGATCGGCGCGGACCTGGCCGCCCTGCTCGACGATGAGCCACGCCGGCTGGCGTTGGCCAAGGCGGGCTTCGACCGGGCCAAGGAGTTCACCTGGGAGTCCAGTGCCGACGTGCACATCGCGGCGTGGAGCCGGGCCCGGAACTGACCGCTGGTCACGTAGAGTGAAGATAACGGTCCGTCCAACTGTCCGACAAGTGCGCCGTACCTGGCGGGTCGGTCCGGCATGATGTGCTGATGCTCTACGCCGTGATTCCGGCGGGTGGCAGCGGCACGCGCCTGTGGCCGTTGTCCCGTGCCGGCCATCCCAAGTTTCTCCATCCGTTGACCGGCACCGCCTCGTCCCTGTTGCAGTCCACAGTGGATCGGCTGGGGCCGTTGACGACCCCGGAACGGACGCTGGTGGTCACCGGCGCCGCGCACGTGGCCGCGGTGGCCCGCCAGCTGGCCGGCATACCGGAGGAGAACATCCTGGTGGAGCCGTCGCCACGGGACTCCTGCGCGGCGATCGCGCTGGCCGCCGCCGTGATCGCGGAGCGGGAGCCGGACGCGGTGATGGGATCGTTCGCCGCCGACCACCTGATCGGCGACCCGGCGGGCTGGGTGGCGACCGTCCGGGCGGCGGTGGCCGGTGCCGAGCAGGGTCTGTTGATGACCGTCGGTATCCGCCCCACCCGCCCGGAGACCGGCTACGGCTATCTCCAGTGCGGAGACCCGATCCCGGGCGGGCCGCTGCGCCGGGTGGAGGAGTTCAAGGAGAAGCCGGCGACGGAGGTGGCCGAGGGCTACCTGCGCTCCGGCCGGCACCTCTGGAACGCCAGCATGTTCGTCTGGCGGGTGGACGTCTTCCTGGCGGAGCTGGCCCGCCAGCAACCGGTCCTGCACGCCGGCCTGACCACCATCGCCGCCGCCTGGGGCACCCCCTCGCAGGACGAGGTGCTCGGCACGATCTGGCCCACCCTGCCGAAGATCTCGGTCGACTACGCGGTGATGGAGGGCGCGGCGGCGGTCGGCCGGGTGGCGACCGTACCCGGCGACTTCGGCTGGAACGACGTGGGTGACTTCGACACCCTCGGTGAGGTGCTGCCGGCCGACGAGGCGGGCAACGTGGTGCTCGGCGCGGACGCCGCCGCACCGAAGCCGGGGGTGCTGTTGCGGGACAGCCGGCGACTCGTGGTGGTGCCGCACTCGGGCCGGATCATCGCCGCGCTGGGGATCGCGGACCTGATCGTGGTGGACACCCCGGACGCGCTGATGATCTGCCCGCGGGACCGGGCGCAGGACGTCAAGCAACTCGTGGACGAGCTGAAGGAACGGGGCGAGGAGAACTACATCTGAGGCCGGATGGGCGGTCCGGGCGCCACCTCCGCGGACTTGGCAGGGCCGCGAACCCTCGTGGTGGACGCCCGGACGCCGCGCCTCCCCTTTGCCCGGCGTCAGCGGGTGGCCGGCGCCGGTGGCACCGCCCTCCGCTGTAGGCATAGCGAGCATGCCCAATGGGGCAGGAGGGCGTCGAGGTATTTCAGTCCTGGCTGAAAGACCGAGTTGAAACGTTACGGAGTAGAGTTCGAACGGTGCCGGCCCCCCTCGCCTCGGCACCTGGAGCGCTGCCGTGCTGAGAATTATTTTCTCCAGTGAGGACATCGCCCGGACCCGCGTCGCCCCCGCCGCCGACCCGGTCTGGGAGTCGGTGCTGAGCCTGCACCTGCTGCAGGGCCGCACCCGGGACCCGGTCATGGCCGGCTGGCGCCGGGAGGTGTCGACCGGGCCGCGGCTCCGGACGGCGGCCGAGCAGGTCCGGTTGCTCTGCGCCGTCAACCCGGCCCGCGGCTACTTCCCGGACTTTCTCACCCCGAGCGAGAGCGTGCAGGGGCTGGAGGCCGGACTGGACGCCATCGCGAGTACCCCGAAACCGCTGCTGCACCGCGACCTGACCGTGCTCGCCGGCGAGCACCAGCTGCCGCCGGCGGCCGCCGCGGTGGGGCGCGGCGAGCCGGCCGCGATGCGGCAGCTCGTCGACGCGATGCGGCACTACCACGCCGCGGCGATCGAACCGTACTGGGAGCGGATCGAGGCGGCGGTCGAGTCGGACCGCACCCGGCGGGCCCGGTCCCTGCTGGACGGGGGGACCGAGGGGCTGCTGGCCAGCCTCCGGCCGACCGTGCGCTGGGATTCCGGGGTGCTGGAGGTGCCGGGCTACCCGTCCAGCCGGGAACTGCACCTGGACGGGCGCGGCCTGCTGCTGGTGCCGTCGTTCTTCTGCGCGCGTACCCCGGTGGCGCTGCTGGACCCGGACCTGCCGCCGGTGCTCGTCTACCCCGTCGACCGGCTCGACGGGTTGGTGCCGGCGGCGGGCGACGACGGGTCGGTCGCCGCCCGCCGCCGGGGCACCCGGGAGGCGCTGAGGGCGCTGCTCGGCCGGACCAGGGCCGGGGTGCTGGAGGTGGTCGCGGACGGCTGCTCGACCGGCGAGGTGGCCCGCCGGCTGCACATCTCGGCCGCCGCCGCCAGCCAGCACACCACCGTGCTGCGCAACGCCGGCCTGCTGGTCAGCCACCGGGACCGGAACATGGTGCTGCACACCCTGACGCCGCTGGGCCGGGCGATGCTCAACCAGTGAACCGGTCGGCTCAGTTGAGCACCGCGGCGAGCTGGTCCACCGCGTACGACAGCTCGTCGGCCTCGATCACCAGCGGCGGCGCGAGCCGGATGGTCGAGCCGTGGGTGTCCTTCGCCAGCACCCCGCGCGCGGCCAGCCGCTCGCACGCCTGCCGGCCGGTCATCAGCGCCGGGTCGATGTCGATGCCGGCCCACAGCCCTCGACCGCGGACCGCGACCAGGCCCTGCCCGATCAACGCCCGCAGCGACTCGTGCAGCCCGGCGCCCAGCTCGGCGGAGCGGCGCTGGTATTCGCCGGTGGCCAGCAGCCGGACCACCTGGGTGCCGACCGCGCAGGCGAGCGGGTTGCCGCCGAAGGTGGAGCCGTGCTCGCCCGGCCGCAGCACGCCGAGCACGGCCCGGTCCGCCGCGACCGCGGAGACCGGGACGATCCCGCCGCCGAGCGCCTTGCCCAGCACGTACATGTCGGGTCTGACGCCCTCGTGGTCGCAGGCGAAGGTTTCGCCGGTACGGCCGAGTCCGGACTGGATCTCGTCGGCGACGAAGAGCACGTCCCGCTCGGTGCAGAGCCGCCGCACCCCGGGCAGGTAGCCGGCCGGCGGCACGACCACGCCCTGCTCGCCCTGGATGGGCTCCAACAGCACGGCCACGGTGGTCTCGTCGATCGCCTCGGCCAGCGCGGCCAGGTCGCCGTAGGCGACGATCCGGAACCCCGGCGTGTACGGCCCGAAGTCGTCGCGGGCCTGCGCGTCGGTGGAGAAGCTGACGATCGTCGTGGTCCGGCCGTGGAAGTTCCCGTCGGCGACCACGATGGTGGCCTGCCCGGCCGGTACGCCCTTGACCTGGTAGCCCCACTTGCGGGCGACCTTGATGGCGGTCTCCACCGCCTCCGCGCCGGTGTTCATCGGCAGCACCAGCTCCTTGCCGGCCAGCAGCGCCAGCTCCCGGCAGAAGTCGGCGAACTGGTCGTGCACGAACGCCCGACTGGTGAGCGTGAGCCGGTCGAGCTGGGCGTGTGCCGCCGAGATCAGGGCCGGGTGCCGGTGGCCGAAGTTCAACGCCGAGTAGCCGGCCAGGCAGTCCAGGTAGCGCCGGCCGTCGATGTCGGTCACCCAGGCGCCGTTGGCGGCGGCGACCACCACCGGCAGTGGGTGGTAGTTGTGCGCGGTCCAGCGCTCGGCCTCCCGGATCGCATCCGGGGTACGCAGCATGTCGTCCACGATCACCTCGCCACCTCCCGCACCGCTGTGGTCTCCCGCACCGTCAGGGTGCAGCACTTCGGCCCGCCACCCGCCTTGCGTATCTCCGACATATCAACCCCGATTGTGACGTATCCCCGCTCCTGCAGCGCGCTCGCCAGGCCGGTCGCCTGCACCGGGAGCACCACGTTCCGGCCGTCGCTCACCGCGTTCAGGCCGAGCACCGCGGCGTCCGCGGCGGTGGCCAGGATCGCGTCCGGGAAGAGCCGCCGCAGCACCGCCTGGCTACCCGGCGAGAACGCCGCCGGCAGGTACGCCACCGTCCGCTCGTCGAGCACGCAGAGCGCGGTGTCCAGGTGGTAGAAGCGCGGGTCGACCAGCTGCAGGGTGATCACCGGCCGGCCGAACACCTCCTGCAGCCGGGCGTGCGCGGCGTGCGCGGTCCGGAACCCGGTGCCGGCCAGCAGCAGGTCACCGGCGAGCAGGACGTCGCCCTCACCCTCGTTGACGTGCTTCGGGTCGAACACCTCGAACCCGGCCCGCTCGAACCAGGAGCGGTAGGCCGGCGCCTCGTCGGCGCGCTGCGGGTCGCGGAACTGCACCGCCACCACCCGGCCGTCGACCACCGTGGCGCCGTTCGCCGCGAACACCATGTCCGGCAGGCCCGGTACCGGCTCGATCTCGTCGACCCGGTGGCCCAGGTCGAGGTAGGTGCGGCGCAGCGTCTCCCACTGCGCCACGGCGCGGTCGACGTCCACCGGCGCGGCCGGATCCATCCACGGGTTGATGGCGTACTCGACGGCGAAATGGGTCGGCCGGCACATCAGGAAGCGCCGGCGCGCCATGATCTTGTCCGGTGTCACGGTCCTGCTCCAGTGAGTAGGGCGCGCCCGGCCATCGGTCGGCCGACCAGCTGGCGCCGTGGCTCAACGCTATGCGGCGTCGCCGGGCGACATCCACCGGCGAAGGTTGCGTTCAACCTCGAATCGTTGCGTGTTTGGCCGACTCGACCATCGATCCGTTGCGTCTGAGGCGGGCCGTTGCGTTCCGATGCGGGACGGGCTCAGTGTCCCGAGGCCGAACGCGCTTAGGGGGCGGCCGGATCGGCCGCCCCCTAACGTTTGCGCTGTGCTGGTGAACCACCAGTCCTCAGTAGCGCCCCGGATTGGTGAATCACCGCTCCTGGCTGTTGTTCTACCCCTGGAAGCGGTCGACAAACTGTGAGTCGAGCCACTGCCGGAACTGCTCCACCGTGCCACCGTCGGTCGACGGCCAGCTGAACTGGCCGGTCATCGCCAAGACGCCGACCAGCACGGCCCCGAGGCCGAGCAGGAGCCCGATCAGGGCGTCGGACTTGCCGGCCACGTGCCGCTTGGCGGTGGCGGAGATCCCGCCGATTGAGAGCAGGATGGCCAGCGCGCCGAGGCCGATGCCGTAGCCGGCCAGGGTCCCGGAGAGCGCGAACAGCGCCGCCGCCACGGCGACAATCAGGCCGAGGGTGGCCAGCAGGCTGGCCCGCGGCCGAGGGCCGGGTGGTGGGGCGACGACGGTCGGCTCGCTGTCGGCGGCCGGCCGGGCGTCGGCCGTGCGGTCCGCGGTGGGCGTGCGGTCCGCGGTGGGCGTGCGGTCCGCGGTGGGCGTGCGGTCCGCGGTGGGCGTGCGGTCCGCGGTCACCGGCTCAGGCCGGGTGACCGGCTCCTTGGTGGTGACCCGCTCCGTCGTCTTCGTCGGGGCGGTGTCGTCGGTGGCGGTGCTGCTGCGGTAGGTGCTGGTCTCGTCGGCCCGGTCCGGCGTCACGACCGGGGCGCTGCCCGGACCGCCCGCCGGCCGACTGTTCGTCGCCCGGGCGCTGCCGAACGCGGCCGCGATCCGGCTGCGCGCCCCGCCCGCCGGCCGGGAGCCGCTCGTCGGCTCGTTGTCGGCCCGCCGGTCGGCGATCGCCGCGTCACGTTCGTCGACGCGACCGTCGGCGTTCTCGTCCCGCACCGGCGCCGACTCCGAACGGCCCGTGAACGAAGGTAACTTCACCGCGACACACCTCCTGATGAGCGTTATGTGAATGCGTGGGGGCCGCCTGTCCTTCCCCGGCTGCCTACGCAGGGATGGAAATGGATTACCCCGATGGACACTCCGTCACACCTGCGAGGGCGCCATCGATCGCCGCAGGCAGCCCGACCCGGTCCGGATCCGCCGCCGACGACTCCCCGCTGGAGCCGGCAACCTGACGGTGGTTGCTCCGTGCGAGGAAGGTCGACGGCATCCGCGCCGATGTGGTCGGCCGACCGGCTCCCGTGTGGTCAGCCGGCCGGGGAGCCGGCCAGTTCCGGGGCCCGGTCGGGGGCCGGGGCGGTCGGGCCGACCTCGTCGAAGCCGCCGCCGAACCGGTCGTGCAGGCGGCGCAGCGGACCCGGCGCCCACCAGCCGTAGCGGCCCAGCAGCGTCATGGTGGCGGGCACCAGCAGCATCCGGACGATCGTCGCGTCGAGCAGCACCGCCAGCACCAGGCCGAGACCGATGGCCCGGATCGGCACGAACCCGCCGATGATGAAGCCGGCGAAGACGACCGCCAACAGCAGCGCGGCGGCGGTCACGATCCGGCCGGTGAGTTGCAGTCCTTCGGCGACCGCCGCCGGCGCCGACGCGCCGGCCCGCCACCGCTCCCGCATCCGGGACAGCAGGAACACCTCGTAGTCGACGGAGAGCCCGAACGCGATCGCCGCGACCAGGACCGGGATCGTCAGGTTGGTGCCGCCGAGCTCCGGCTGGCCGAGGTTGCCCTGTTGGAACACCCACACCACCGCGCCCAGCGCGGCGCCGATGCTCAGCAGGCTGCTGAGGACGGCCTTGACCGGCAGCAGCACCGAGCCGGTGAAGAGGAACAGCAGGACCAGGGTGGTGAGCGCGACCAGCCCGGCCGCCCAGGGCAGCCGGTCGGCCAGCATCTGGCGGTAGTCGATCAGGTTGGCGGCGTCCCCGGCGACCAGCACCTCGGCGCCGGTCGGCAGGTCCCGGACCGCCCGGGCCACCGCCTCCTGCCGGTCGCTGTCCACGTCGGCCAGCAGCAGCGTGTCGCCACCTACCGGCGACACCTCGACCGAGCGGACGCCGGCCAGCCCGGCGATCCGGTCCCGCAGGTCGGCGACCTCGGTGCTCTGCGGTGGCGCGGCGACCAGCGCCGACACCGGGTCCGGCCGGACCGAGTCGGGGAAGTGCACCACCAGCTCGTCGTGCAGCGCGCGGGTCTGGGTGCTGGTGGGCAGCAGCCGGGGATCGCCCATCGACAGTCGCATGTCGAACACCGGCAGCGCCATGAAGAGCAGGGCAGCAAGCACGACGAGCGCGGTAGCGGCCGGCCGGCGCTGCACGATCCGGACCACCCGGGCGAGGAGGCCCTGTCCCATCGGGCGGGCCGCGCGCGGCTTGATCCGGTGGCCGAAGAGCGCCAGCAGTGCGGGCAGCAGGGTCAGCGCGGCGACCATGTCGACGAGGACGACGGCCATGCCGGCCAGCCCCATCGAGCGCAGGAACGGATCGGGAAAGACGGTCAACCCGGCGAGCGCGACGGCCACGGTCAGGCCGGAGAACCAGACGGTCCGGCCGGCGGTGGCGGCCGCCCGCAGCACGGCCGGGCCGACCCGCGGGTCGGTCGCGCGTTCCTCGGCGAACCGGTTGACGATCAGGAGCGCGTAGTCCACGGCGAGTCCGACGGCGAGCATCGTCACGATCTGGATGGCGTAGACGGAGACGTCGGTGGCCTGGCTGAAGGCGAGCAGGATCCCGAACGCGCCGCCGACCCCGGCGACCGCGACGAGCAGTGGCAGGCCGGCCGCGAGCAGGCCGCCGAAGACCACCAGCAGCAGGACCAGCACGATCGGGGTGGTGATGATCTCGGCGCGGGCCACGTCCCGGGCGGCCTGCTCGCTGAACTCGGCCTCGGTGAGCGCACCGCCCGCGATGGTCACCACGCTGCCGGGTGCCTCCGCGCCGACCGCCCGGACCCGGTCGGCCACCCGGGCGGCCGCGCCACCGTCGTCGCCGGCCTCGTCGCCGCCCGCCGCCATCGTGACCGTGAACAGCAGCGCCCGCCCGGTCTCGCGGGACGGTACCGGCTCGCCCACCGCGACGACGCCGGGCATCGTCGCGACGTCCGCCCCGGCCCGCTCGACGGCCGCCAGCACCGCCGGATCGGCCGGGTCGATCCCGGTCACGACCGCGGTGACGGAGCCGGGCTCCGGGGCGGTCGCGGCGCGCTGGTCG from the Solwaraspora sp. WMMD1047 genome contains:
- a CDS encoding TIGR03089 family protein; translation: MTDDLARVFADALATDPTRPLLTWYDDAVGDRTELSGTTLANWVAKTANLLVDGVGLAPGDRAGVLLPPHWQTAAVLLGCWSARLSVQPTGPAPVDVLFAAADRIDAASAWPAGDRYALALAPLAAPLRQVPAGWADYVVEVRGHGDHFTPYPPEGPGDTELVARAARRATELGIGPGARVLIDADRHPDPVDWLLAPLTAGASVVLCARLDRTRLADRITTERVGLSLA
- a CDS encoding glycosyltransferase family 1 protein, with the translated sequence MTPGRPPRVLIDATSVPADRGGVGRYVDGLLGALGKVAGTGVDLVVVSLRTDAERYGRMLPAAEVLPAPAAVAHRPARLAWEQTGLPLLAQQVGAEVLHSPFYTCPLRAGCPVTVTVHDATFFTEPEHYDKSRRTFFRSAIKTSLRRADRVIVPSKATRDELIRLLDADPTRIDVAYHGVDQGAFHAPTEEEKARVRARLGLGDGSYVAFLGAKEPRKNVPNLIRGWVLAVKDRANPPALVVAGGQGHDDDIDGAVADVPGHLRLLRPGYLRYADLPGFLGGALVAAYPSYGEGFGLPILEAMACAAPVLTTPRLSLPEVGGDAVAYTSEDPEQIGADLAALLDDEPRRLALAKAGFDRAKEFTWESSADVHIAAWSRARN
- a CDS encoding mannose-1-phosphate guanylyltransferase; this translates as MLYAVIPAGGSGTRLWPLSRAGHPKFLHPLTGTASSLLQSTVDRLGPLTTPERTLVVTGAAHVAAVARQLAGIPEENILVEPSPRDSCAAIALAAAVIAEREPDAVMGSFAADHLIGDPAGWVATVRAAVAGAEQGLLMTVGIRPTRPETGYGYLQCGDPIPGGPLRRVEEFKEKPATEVAEGYLRSGRHLWNASMFVWRVDVFLAELARQQPVLHAGLTTIAAAWGTPSQDEVLGTIWPTLPKISVDYAVMEGAAAVGRVATVPGDFGWNDVGDFDTLGEVLPADEAGNVVLGADAAAPKPGVLLRDSRRLVVVPHSGRIIAALGIADLIVVDTPDALMICPRDRAQDVKQLVDELKERGEENYI
- a CDS encoding winged helix-turn-helix domain-containing protein — its product is MLRIIFSSEDIARTRVAPAADPVWESVLSLHLLQGRTRDPVMAGWRREVSTGPRLRTAAEQVRLLCAVNPARGYFPDFLTPSESVQGLEAGLDAIASTPKPLLHRDLTVLAGEHQLPPAAAAVGRGEPAAMRQLVDAMRHYHAAAIEPYWERIEAAVESDRTRRARSLLDGGTEGLLASLRPTVRWDSGVLEVPGYPSSRELHLDGRGLLLVPSFFCARTPVALLDPDLPPVLVYPVDRLDGLVPAAGDDGSVAARRRGTREALRALLGRTRAGVLEVVADGCSTGEVARRLHISAAAASQHTTVLRNAGLLVSHRDRNMVLHTLTPLGRAMLNQ
- the rocD gene encoding ornithine--oxo-acid transaminase produces the protein MVDDMLRTPDAIREAERWTAHNYHPLPVVVAAANGAWVTDIDGRRYLDCLAGYSALNFGHRHPALISAAHAQLDRLTLTSRAFVHDQFADFCRELALLAGKELVLPMNTGAEAVETAIKVARKWGYQVKGVPAGQATIVVADGNFHGRTTTIVSFSTDAQARDDFGPYTPGFRIVAYGDLAALAEAIDETTVAVLLEPIQGEQGVVVPPAGYLPGVRRLCTERDVLFVADEIQSGLGRTGETFACDHEGVRPDMYVLGKALGGGIVPVSAVAADRAVLGVLRPGEHGSTFGGNPLACAVGTQVVRLLATGEYQRRSAELGAGLHESLRALIGQGLVAVRGRGLWAGIDIDPALMTGRQACERLAARGVLAKDTHGSTIRLAPPLVIEADELSYAVDQLAAVLN
- the ddaH gene encoding dimethylargininase, which codes for MTPDKIMARRRFLMCRPTHFAVEYAINPWMDPAAPVDVDRAVAQWETLRRTYLDLGHRVDEIEPVPGLPDMVFAANGATVVDGRVVAVQFRDPQRADEAPAYRSWFERAGFEVFDPKHVNEGEGDVLLAGDLLLAGTGFRTAHAAHARLQEVFGRPVITLQLVDPRFYHLDTALCVLDERTVAYLPAAFSPGSQAVLRRLFPDAILATAADAAVLGLNAVSDGRNVVLPVQATGLASALQERGYVTIGVDMSEIRKAGGGPKCCTLTVRETTAVREVAR
- a CDS encoding thrombospondin — protein: MKLPSFTGRSESAPVRDENADGRVDERDAAIADRRADNEPTSGSRPAGGARSRIAAAFGSARATNSRPAGGPGSAPVVTPDRADETSTYRSSTATDDTAPTKTTERVTTKEPVTRPEPVTADRTPTADRTPTADRTPTADRTPTADRTADARPAADSEPTVVAPPPGPRPRASLLATLGLIVAVAAALFALSGTLAGYGIGLGALAILLSIGGISATAKRHVAGKSDALIGLLLGLGAVLVGVLAMTGQFSWPSTDGGTVEQFRQWLDSQFVDRFQG
- a CDS encoding MMPL family transporter, producing the protein MTTALARFSVRRPVIVLVIWLAVVAAGFTFGVGVFDRLVSTVGVVPGSESDRARDQRAATAPEPGSVTAVVTGIDPADPAVLAAVERAGADVATMPGVVAVGEPVPSRETGRALLFTVTMAAGGDEAGDDGGAAARVADRVRAVGAEAPGSVVTIAGGALTEAEFSEQAARDVARAEIITTPIVLVLLLVVFGGLLAAGLPLLVAVAGVGGAFGILLAFSQATDVSVYAIQIVTMLAVGLAVDYALLIVNRFAEERATDPRVGPAVLRAAATAGRTVWFSGLTVAVALAGLTVFPDPFLRSMGLAGMAVVLVDMVAALTLLPALLALFGHRIKPRAARPMGQGLLARVVRIVQRRPAATALVVLAALLFMALPVFDMRLSMGDPRLLPTSTQTRALHDELVVHFPDSVRPDPVSALVAAPPQSTEVADLRDRIAGLAGVRSVEVSPVGGDTLLLADVDSDRQEAVARAVRDLPTGAEVLVAGDAANLIDYRQMLADRLPWAAGLVALTTLVLLFLFTGSVLLPVKAVLSSLLSIGAALGAVVWVFQQGNLGQPELGGTNLTIPVLVAAIAFGLSVDYEVFLLSRMRERWRAGASAPAAVAEGLQLTGRIVTAAALLLAVVFAGFIIGGFVPIRAIGLGLVLAVLLDATIVRMLLVPATMTLLGRYGWWAPGPLRRLHDRFGGGFDEVGPTAPAPDRAPELAGSPAG